GTTCTGCCAGTTCGACTGGCTTTTCAGCCTGGGCTTCTTCAATAAAAAGCTGCCAGAATTTTTCGAACTGTTCATCACCCTCTGGCGCCGTTATTCCGGGTTCGAAGCTGAACTCGGCCTTCATAACTACCATCCTCTTTTCCTTCAGACCTCTGCGTTGTAGTCAAGCCTGTCATATGACATCGACATCGAAACCTAAAAGATCGGAACTTTGTTCCATAACCCTATGATAAAGAGCCTCCCAACCAGTGCCTATAGCAGACCTGACCGCGGTCCTGCGGAGTCGATGCCACCATTCGATATCGGGGCGTCGTACGGACCGGTTAAGGCAATCAAGGGACGGACCAAGCACCTGCGCGGCATTGCCCTCGGGTTTAGAAATCTCAACCATTCCATCTTGGAGTGTCTGATCCACTCCGGACAGCTGCAGGCGGAGATCAATATACTCTGAATCGTGAAGAACCACCATGGCTCTTCGCGTTTCGGAGTGCGTAGGTGAGCCCAGGGTGGAGTTCGGGGTGGCACAACATATAGGGGTCCTGGCCGGTACAAGATGAGAGTTGCGAAGCTTCCATCTGACCGAACCAGGACCCTACTGTGCAGCCTACTACTGGCAACCTCGTGGCCGACACCATCTGCCGTACCGCGGAAATCGGCCTGACCATCACCGGTGCCGCCGACGCCGGCACCCTCACCATCATCGACGCCGCACCCGTGACCGTGGACGGACTCTGCCCCGAGTGCGGAAATCCCGGAAAGCTACGGGACCACATCGTCCGGACCCTGGTCGACCTTCCCGTCGTGGGGTTCCCCACCCGCCTTCATGTCCGTGTCCCCCGCTTCACCTGCACGAATCAACAATGTCCGAGGAAAATCTTCCAAGCCTCTCTGAACTGCGCCGATGACGGTGCGAAGCTCACCCACCGGGTCACCCGCTGGGTCCTCCAGCGACTGGCCCTCGACCGGATGAGCGTGGCCGCCACCGCGAAAGCCCTCGGGGTGGGCTGGGAATTGGTCAACCAGGTCGCAATCGATGCCTGCCGCAAGCTGGTCTACGACCACCCCCTCCCATCTGGACGGGGTGCGCATCCTCGGGGTGGATGAGCACGTGTGGAAACACACCCGACGCCCAGGCCAGCCATCGTCGTTCGTGACGGTCCTGGTGGACCTCACCCCGCTGGTCGACGGGACAGGGCCTGCCCGCCTGCTGGACATGCGCCCGGGACGCAGCGCAGAAGTTCTACGTAGCTGGCTGCAGGAACGCACCCCCGACTTCAGGGAAAACGTCCAGGTGGTGACGATGGACGGGTTCACCGGCTACGCCAGCGCTGTCGACCAGGTCCTCCCGGACGCCACCAAGGTCATGGATCCTTTCCACGTCGTGCACCTGGCCGCCGACAAACTCACCGGATGCCGGCAACGACTCCAACGTGAGACCCAAGGACGGCGGGGCCGGAAGGACGATCCCTTGTACAAGCACCGGCGTACCCTGTTGACTAGGACGAACTACCTCTCAGAGCGGCAGAACAGGCGGCTCGACCTGTTGTGGGTCACCGACGATGATTATGTCGCACTCGAGGTGACCTGGATGTTCTACCAGGACATGATTGCGGCGTACGGGCATCCGAAGAAGTCGGAGGGCAAGAAGATCATGAGCAGGGTGATCAACAGCATTCGTAAGGGCCTACCAGCGGGTCTGGAGGAGCTTGCCCAGCTGGGCCGGACCCTGTGGCGTCGCCGCGACGACGTTCTGGCGTACTTCGATGTGGGGGCGTCCAACGGCCCCGTCGAAGCCATCAACGGACGGCTGGAGCACCTGCGGGGAATCGCCCTCGGGTTCCGGAACCTGGACCACTACATCTTGCGGTCACTGATCCACTCCGGACAGCTGCACAACCGGATCAACGCACTCTAAATCGCGAAGAGCCTCCTATCGTCCCAACTTTGCAACAGCACCGGATATAGTTACCCCATGACTGACTCCGTACCGCTCCGCATTTTTCTGGCTTCTCCTGGGGACCTAGGGGAGGAGCGCGCAATTGTGGAAAGCTGCGTCAAAGAATATAGCGCGCGGAGCAATGGCGAGAATAGTGAAAATTTCGAAGTCGTTGGGTGGGAACAGGTGAGAGGGACCGCCCGACGGCCCCAGGAAGCAATTAATGAACTCATTCATGAGAGTCATTTCTTAATTGTGCTTTTTAAGGAATTATGGGGCAGTGAACCGGGCAGCCCTTGGGGATATACCTCTGGGACTGAGGAGGAACTCTTTACGGGACTACTGGAACTTGGTCAGGCTGATCAACCAATGCGGGATGTGTGGGTGGCATTTGTCAAACATCCCTCACCTGCTCCTCAAGTTGTAGCCCTCCAAAGTCAAATGGCTCAGTCCCACTCGGTAATGTATGAATCAATTGTTAACTCCCGTGACCTTAAAGACAAACTGACCAAGCGTCTCGAAGGTTGGTCGGAGTCGGCAGAATTTAAGGCTCCCAGGAACATTGATCTACTTTCATCCTCGGGGAAGGATGTTCTTAAAGCAGCTCGGCTCCGCCTGAAGGGTGAGAAACTGATTGAACTGGGTCAAACTAGTGCAGGAAGGGATGCGCTAAAAGAAGCTGCGATTTTGGGGGGTCCGGTTGAGCAGCTGGCATATGCCAAATTTCTCACCCGACAGGGAGACCTCGAGGAAGCAAGTGCTTTAACGGAGACAGCCATCGGACACTTTATTAGTGATACGTTCCCCCTGTACTCGCCACTTGCGGCGGAAGCTTTCGCTGATAAAGCCGGAATACTACGTCGACAAGGACGTGACGTGGATGCTATTGGAAGGCTCGAACATGCTCTGACGCTCCTCCATGAGCACGATCCGTATACGGAGAACGCCCGTTGCCGGATTCTGGATTTTCTGGGACACGCATACCGGAAGACCGGGAAGCTGATCTTGGCCCGAGAATACTTTCAGAAGGCCTTCGATTACAGGCAGAAGACTGAGAAGGATCTGGAGAAGTTCCAGTCTTTGATCAACTTGGCTCGGATCGAACTTGAGGACGACAACGTGGAGGTTGCGGATGAATATATGGATCAGGTCATCGAAGGTTTGCAGCAAACCCCTCCTACTGCGTTGCATGCCAACGGGCACGCATTAGCTGCGGAGATCCGACTTCGGCAGGGAAGAGCCAGCGAGGGTATTTCTTACGCTCAGCGCGCCCTGTCCCTGAATCGTCAGCTGTCGAACAAATATGGTGAGGCAATATCCTTATACATACTTGCGGAATGTTACCGAGAAGCTGGTAAGGAAAGCGAAGCGAAGAAATATGCACACGAGTGTCTCGAGTTGAATCAGTTGATGGAAAATGAATTTGGTTCACAGCAGGCCCAAGGGGTTATTGATCGGCTGGGAATACAATGATTTTGATCAATTTTCAGATCAATCGGACACAATAGTGCCCTCTGAGTTAACTTGGACGTAATCAAGACTAGGCCAAAGTAAAGCAGTGAGTCGCCCGTCCTGTGTTCCGC
This sequence is a window from Corynebacterium doosanense CAU 212 = DSM 45436. Protein-coding genes within it:
- a CDS encoding tetratricopeptide repeat protein — its product is MTDSVPLRIFLASPGDLGEERAIVESCVKEYSARSNGENSENFEVVGWEQVRGTARRPQEAINELIHESHFLIVLFKELWGSEPGSPWGYTSGTEEELFTGLLELGQADQPMRDVWVAFVKHPSPAPQVVALQSQMAQSHSVMYESIVNSRDLKDKLTKRLEGWSESAEFKAPRNIDLLSSSGKDVLKAARLRLKGEKLIELGQTSAGRDALKEAAILGGPVEQLAYAKFLTRQGDLEEASALTETAIGHFISDTFPLYSPLAAEAFADKAGILRRQGRDVDAIGRLEHALTLLHEHDPYTENARCRILDFLGHAYRKTGKLILAREYFQKAFDYRQKTEKDLEKFQSLINLARIELEDDNVEVADEYMDQVIEGLQQTPPTALHANGHALAAEIRLRQGRASEGISYAQRALSLNRQLSNKYGEAISLYILAECYREAGKESEAKKYAHECLELNQLMENEFGSQQAQGVIDRLGIQ